Genomic window (Bacillus pumilus):
TCTAAAGAGTGATGAAATTTATTATATTGGTGGAAGTGAAGCGCTGCCGCCGCCATTATCAAAGGATGAAGAGCAGGAGCTGCTTGTCAAATTACCAAAAGGTGATCAAACCGCAAGAGCGATTTTGATCGAAAGAAATTTACGTTTAGTCGTTTACATCGCAAGAAAATTTGAAAACACAGGTATTAATATTGAGGATTTAATTAGTATCGGAACCATTGGTCTGATCAAGGCAGTCAATACCTTTAACCCAGAAAAAAAGATCAAACTTGCGACATATGCTTCAAGATGTATTGAAAATGAGATTTTGATGTACTTACGTCGAAATAATAAAATTCGTTCAGAAGTCTCGTTTGATGAACCGCTCAACATTGATTGGGACGGAAATGAACTGCTTTTATCAGACGTACTTGGAACAGATGATGATATTATCACGCGGGATATTGAAGCTAATGTAGATAAAAAATTACTCAAAAAAGCGCTGGAGCAATTAAATGACCGTGAAAAGCAGATCATGGAACTGAGATTCGGCTTGATCGGTGGTGAGGAAAAAACTCAAAAAGATGTCGCTGATATGCTTGGGATTTCCCAGTCGTATATTTCAAGGCTAGAAAAACGAATTATTAAACGATTACAAAAAGAATTTAACAAAATGGTCTAAAAAAATTTTTTGGAAGCTCTGTCCCTTTGCTGTCAAAGGAATCAACCACTTTTCTCATGATTCTCGTCTACGCCTGTGCATATTTTTCCATCCCAAGGAGATACTGAACTTTGTACAACAGCTCCTGTAGGGAGGGAAAAAAGTGTCCAGAAATAAAGTGGAAATCTGCGGAGTCGACACCTCCAAACTGCCTGTTCTGAAAAACGAAGAGATGAGGAAATTGTTCAGACAGCTGCAAGATGAAGGTGACGATACAGCAAGAGAAAAGCTAGTCAATGGCAATTTACGGTTGGTTTTAAGTGTGATTCAGCGTTTTAACAACAGAGGCGAGTATGTCGATGATCTCTTTCAAGTAGGCTGTATCGGATTAATGAAATCAATTGATAATTTTGATTTAAGTCATAATGTCAGATTTTCAACTTATGCGGTCCCTATGATCATAGGAGAAATCCGTCGATACTTGCGTGATAACAACCCGATTCGGGTGTCTCGCTCACTAAGAGATATTGCCTATAAGGCACTTCAGGTCCGTGAGAGACTGATTAGTGAGACAAGCAAGGAGCCAACGGCAGAGGATATTGCCAAGGTGCTCGAAGTGCCTCATGAGGAAATTGTCTTTGCCCTAGATGCGATTCAAGATCCTGTTTCTTTGTTTGAACCGATCTATAATGACGGAGGAGATCCGATTTATGTGATGGATCAAATTAGTGATGAACGGAACAAAGACACACAATGGGTAGAGGAATTGGCCTTAAAAGAGGGCATGCGCAGATTGAACGACAGGGAAAAAATGATTCTTCGTAAGCGCTTCTTTCAAGGTAAAACGCAAATGGAAGTCGCTGAAGAAATCGGGATCTCTCAAGCACAAGTTTCAAGGCTTGAAAAAGCAGCCATCAAACAAATGAATAAAAACATCTTTTAAAGCCGCCGCTTTCGTGTGCGGCTTTTTTCATTCTTGTGAGTGAACACGTCTCTAGTATTGACTCGCTTATTTTTTTCATTTAATCTGTTTTTAACAAATGTTATTTTACATATCATTTGTTAGGGAACACTTAAGCGGAAAGAAGGGTTATTATGACATTCCATGATGAAAGAAGGCTGCT
Coding sequences:
- the sigE gene encoding RNA polymerase sporulation sigma factor SigE, with amino-acid sequence MKKLKFKLTYYWYKLLMKLGLKSDEIYYIGGSEALPPPLSKDEEQELLVKLPKGDQTARAILIERNLRLVVYIARKFENTGINIEDLISIGTIGLIKAVNTFNPEKKIKLATYASRCIENEILMYLRRNNKIRSEVSFDEPLNIDWDGNELLLSDVLGTDDDIITRDIEANVDKKLLKKALEQLNDREKQIMELRFGLIGGEEKTQKDVADMLGISQSYISRLEKRIIKRLQKEFNKMV
- the sigG gene encoding RNA polymerase sporulation sigma factor SigG, whose amino-acid sequence is MSRNKVEICGVDTSKLPVLKNEEMRKLFRQLQDEGDDTAREKLVNGNLRLVLSVIQRFNNRGEYVDDLFQVGCIGLMKSIDNFDLSHNVRFSTYAVPMIIGEIRRYLRDNNPIRVSRSLRDIAYKALQVRERLISETSKEPTAEDIAKVLEVPHEEIVFALDAIQDPVSLFEPIYNDGGDPIYVMDQISDERNKDTQWVEELALKEGMRRLNDREKMILRKRFFQGKTQMEVAEEIGISQAQVSRLEKAAIKQMNKNIF